One genomic window of Chanos chanos chromosome 13, fChaCha1.1, whole genome shotgun sequence includes the following:
- the lpar2a gene encoding lysophosphatidic acid receptor 2a, translating into MPAEDCLKYGFDDPVKFFYNRSGKFISSEWEKRDYVVVALGLPVCVIVILANLMVITAFIINRRFHFPIYYLLGNMAAADLFAGISYLNLMFHTGPWTINLTVRQWFIRGALIDMSLCASVTNLLAVAIERHQTIFGMQLHSKMSNRRVFILITGIWMLALVMGLMPIMGWNCMCGLATCSVVSPLYSRSYHVFLAILTLVIFSIMVAMYTRIFIYVRHKSSSMSQNTSQVQHKETVVNLMKTVAIVLGAFVICWTPGMVILLLDGLDCKTCQVLQFEKYCLVLAECNSLVNPIIYSYRDVEMRSTFKHILCYPWRRGRYQQGEPSGAYFDTIKSEVLFEKPTVCDDSRTY; encoded by the exons ATGCCTGCTGAAGATTGCCTTAAATATGGGTTTGATGACCCTGTTAAGTTTTTCTACAACAGAAGTGGAAAATTCATCAGTTCAGAGTGGGAAAAACGGGACTATGTGGTCGTGGCACTTGGCCTTCCAGTTTGCGTCATTGTTATCCTCGCCAACCTGATGGTTATAACGGCCTTCATCATCAATCGACGTTTCCACTTTCCCATTTACTACCTGCTTGGTAACATGGCAGCTGCGGACTTGTTTGCAGGTATTTCTTACCTCAATCTTATGTTCCATACCGGACCATGGACTATTAACCTCACGGTAAGACAGTGGTTTATCCGGGGAGCGTTGATTGACATGAGTTTGTGCGCGTCTGTAACGAACCTTTTGGCGGTGGCTATTGAGCGTCATCAGACTATTTTTGGAATGCAGTTACACAGCAAAATGAGCAATCGTCGAGTGTTCATACTTATCACCGGCATCTGGATGCTGGCTCTAGTCATGGGTTTAATGCCCATCATGGGCTGGAACTGCATGTGTGGCCTGGCCACTTGCTCCGTTGTATCACCGCTGTACAGTCGCTCTTATCACGTGTTCTTGGCCATACTCACCTTAGTGATTTTTTCTATTATGGTGGCTATGTACACACGCATCTTCATCTACGTACGCCACAAAAGCTCCTCTATGTCTCAGAACACATCTCAGGTACAGCACAAAGAGACTGTTGTGAACCTAATGAAGACGGTCGCCATCGTGCTGG GTGCCTTTGTGATATGCTGGACCCCTGGCATGGTGATTCTGTTGCTGGATGGGTTGGACTGTAAGACCTGCCAGGTTCTACAGTTTGAGAAGTACTGCTTGGTTCTCGCTGAGTGTAACTCCTTAGTGAACCCCATCATCTACTCATACCGTGATGTGGAGATGAGAagcacatttaaacacattctctGCTATCCTTGGAGGAGGGGACGATACCAGCAGGGAGAACCTTCCGGTGCCTATTTTGACACAATAAAGTCGGAGGTACTGTTTGAAAAACCCACTGTTTGTGATGACTCCAGGACATATTAA